In uncultured Acidilobus sp. JCHS, the sequence AGGCCCAGCAACACGAATAGAGCTACCGCCCAAGGAGACGTCGTGAAGTTCTTTCGAGCGGCCAAAATATACAACTGTCCACCAGTACTTAAATTTGTTGCACGCCTTACACGTCAGGCCTAAGGCAAATAACTCCTGGCCCGGAACACTTAAAGTAACATGGTTGTCGTCAGGGACCCCAGGCCTGAGGCCAGGGAGCTAGTAGCTGCGGCGAGAGCGGCTCTTGGACTGGAGGAGCTTGACCTCCTGGTAAGGGGCGCTTACGTGGTGGACGTCTGGGCCAGGGACGTCAAGAGGCAGGACGTTGGCGTGAAGGGGAGGGTCATAGCGTGCGTCGGCTCCTGCCGCGGAAGGGCCAGGAGGGTCATCGATGCTGACGGCCTGTTCCTGGCGCCTGGCTTCGTAGAGGCCCACATACACGTGGAGAGCTCCTTCCTCTCCCCATCAGAGTTCTCAAGGCAGCTCGTTACCCACGGAACCACGGCGGCCTTCGTGGACGTCCACGAGGTCGGGAACGTAATGGGCCTGAGAGGGGTCGCCGCGCTCGCCAGGGCCTTTGGGGCCGTGAGGCTCAAGGTGTTCCTCCTGGCGCCCCCCAACGTCCCGCCTTCCCGCAAGGTAGATGACCAGGGAGGGGCCTCAATACCCTACGGGGAGGTCCTAGAGGCCGCCAGGGGGCTCTCGGGCATAGGCGAGGTCATGGACCTCCAGTCCCTGGCGGAGGGCGACGAGGAGTTCCTCTCGTTTGCCGCCCAGGCCTCCACCTCATTCACCGTGCAGGGCCACATGGCCGGCCTGAAGGGGCCTGAGCTAGACGCCTACGTAAGCCTCGGCATAAGGAACGACCACGAGGTGGTCAGCCCAGAGGAGCTTGAGGAGAGGATCTCAAGGGGCGTCTTCCCCTTCGTCAGGTACGGGTCGAGCTGGAGGGACCTGGACAGGCTGAGCCAGCTGGTCTCAAGGCACTCGCCCCTCGTCTCCATAGTAGCTGACGACATACATGCCCTCCACCTTGTCGCCGAGGGCCACCTTGACAGGGCCCTGAGGAGGGCCGTGGAGCTAGGCGTCGACCCGGTTGACGCGGTCAGGGCAGTCACGCTGGCCCCAGCCATGGCCTACGGCTTTGAGGCCTGGATGGGCTCGATAGCGCCCGGGAGGCTCGCCGACATTGTGCTGCTGAGCGGCCTCGACAGGGGGCTGAGCGTCCTCAGGACCTTCATTGACGGCTCTGAGGCCGTTTGCAATGGCGCAGGGGCCGACCTGAGCGCCCTGAAGAGGCACCGTCAGGGTCTCCTTCACCCCCTCGCTCGAGGTCAGGGCCCCCGTGGGGGACGGGGAGGCCTCGGCCAGGCTGATAGAGCTCGTCAACGGCTCAAGCCTAACAAGGGAGAGGGTTGAGGGGGTCAGGGTAAGGGAGGGCAGGGTCGTGGCATCGGGGAACGTCTCGGAGGTCCACGTTATAAACAGGTACGGCAAGCCGCGCCAGGGGTCTGGCCTGCTAGGCCTTGCGGTGGAGGGGGCCATAGCCTCATCGGTCTCCCACGACACCCATAACGTGGTCGTGGTGGGCGGCGACAGGAGGTCTATGGAGGCCGCCCTAGGCGCTGTGCTCTCCGCCGACGGCGGCATAGCCGTGGCGAGGGGAGGCGAGGTGAGGGCCCTCCTGCCCCTGCCCCTCGCCGGGCTCATGAGCGACATGAGGGCCGAGGAGGTGGCAGAGCGCCTCAGGACGGTGATAAATGAGCTCAGCAGGGCCTGCAGGTGCGACGGTGACGTCCTCCTTCACCAGCTCCAGCTCCTCAGCCTGACCGTGATACCTGAGCTGAGGGTCACCGACAGGGGCCTCTACAGCGTGCCCAAGAGGTCATATGTGCCCCTCCTGGAGGTGAGCTGAGTTGGCCTGGGAGCCCCGCTCCGAGCACGACACAGTGCTCGTCATAAGCTTCGGGGGCCAGTACGCCCACATGATATCACGGAGGGTCAGGGACCTGGGCGTCTACAGCGAGGTCATGCCCTACACCAGGGCCACTGAGGAGGCCGTGAGGGCCAGGGCGCCCAAGGCGTTGATACTCTCGGGCGGGCCCAGCAGCGTCTACGAGCCCAACGCCCCGTCCATAGGCCCCTGGGTCCTTGAGCTGGGGGTTCCCGTGCTGGGGATCTGCTACGGGCACCAGCTCCTGGCCAAGCTGGCGGGGGGCTCTGTGGAGAGGGGGGTCGGGGAGTACGGCAGGACCAGGGTGGTCTTGCTCAGGGACGACCCGCTCCTCGAGGGCTGGGGGAAGGAGGAGGACGTCTGGATGAGCCACGCAGACTACGTAGCGTCGCCCGGCAGGGGAGGCGAGGTCCTCGCCGTCTCGGAGGGCACGGGCTACATAGCAGCCATGAGGCTAGGCGACGGGGTCTACGGCGTCCAGTTCCACCCTGAGGTCAGGCACACGG encodes:
- a CDS encoding Adenine deaminase — protein: MVVVRDPRPEARELVAAARAALGLEELDLLVRGAYVVDVWARDVKRQDVGVKGRVIACVGSCRGRARRVIDADGLFLAPGFVEAHIHVESSFLSPSEFSRQLVTHGTTAAFVDVHEVGNVMGLRGVAALARAFGAVRLKVFLLAPPNVPPSRKVDDQGGASIPYGEVLEAARGLSGIGEVMDLQSLAEGDEEFLSFAAQASTSFTVQGHMAGLKGPELDAYVSLGIRNDHEVVSPEELEERISRGVFPFVRYGSSWRDLDRLSQLVSRHSPLVSIVADDIHALHLVAEGHLDRALRRAVELGVDPVDAVRAVTLAPAMAYGFEAWMGSIAPGRLADIVLLSGLDRGLSVLRTFIDGSEAVCNGAGADLSALKRHRQGLLHPLARGQGPRGGRGGLGQADRARQRLKPNKGEG